A segment of the Lolium perenne isolate Kyuss_39 chromosome 3, Kyuss_2.0, whole genome shotgun sequence genome:
GACTAGTTTTTCTTATCATACTCAATTCATTGAATAAAATTTCTAAGCAAGTGATTTTATTTATCTACTCTTCCTTTGTAGTATTATTACACCACATGCCACCAACCTTGAATTCTGTTCCATCTCGGTTTTTACTTGTGTGATTAACCATTTTCTAAATGACATCTCTATTAGAGTTACCCATGTACTATTACTGGGCACCTCCATTAGGAAATTAATTAATGCTCATGCTTTAAACAGATCTACAGCCCAATCAAGAACCTCTAGATTGGATGACACGGATGAAGATAGCTGCTGGTGCGGCAGCTGGTTTAGAATACCTGCATGATAAGGCAAATCCACCAGTTATTTACAGAGATATTAAGCCatcgaacattcttcttggtgaaGGGTATCATGCAAAGTTGTCCGACTTTGGACTTGCTAAACTTGGTCCTGTAGGTGATAAGACTCATGTGACAACCCGTGTCATGGGGACTTATGGTTATTGTGCTCCTGAGTATGCCTCGACTGGACAGCTAACGGTTAAGTCGGACATCTATAGTTTTGGTGTGGTGTTCCTCGAGCTAATTACAGGACGAAGAGCGCTTGACAGCAATCGGCCTCGTGAGGAACAAGACTTGGTCTCATGGGTAGGTTTTTTATTCTCAGATGCAGCTAAATGGGCCAATAATCATACTTTTTAACAGTAAAAAACAAAACATGGATACAATGCGCATGTTTATAAACTATAAAAAGCAACGATGATATGGTCATGGTTACAGAAGTACAGAAAGGCTGTGAACCTTGACAATATTTTGATTATGCCCCTTTTTTGGTTAAAGAAAAGGATAAAAAAGGGCTATGGGGTGATTAAACCTGGCGCTTGTGTTTGACACTGAAAATATGTTCGACTATTATGTGTCAGGTGTGAGGTCTTTTTCTGGAACCAGTATTAGTTTCTTGCTAATTACCCTCTTAGTTTTACACATATTAATGCCTGGAGAGTAATCACCTCGTTTAAGTTCTCTAGGGTTTTCTTTGTTTTCAAACATGATACATCATTTAATGTATTTATGTAGGAGGCTCTTTATCAGCTAAAGAAATAGTTTTACTCGAATATAATTTATGTAAGTAGGCCCCTTAGAAGCTAAGAAATACTTCTACTAAAATATATGCATCCTCATAAATTGGGAGTGTACTTCACTTCTTATATTTGATCTGACATATTGAAGTATAAGTATGCTAATGTTGAACTGAATCTTCTACAAATCCATTTGCAGGCTCGTCCGTTGTTCAAAGACCAAAGGAAATTTCCAAAGATGGCTGATCCTTTGTTGCGTGGCCGCTTCCCAAAGAGGGGCTTGTACCAGGCCTTGGCTATTGCAGCGATGTGTTTGCAGGAGAAAGCAAGAAATCGCCCTCTCATTAGGGAAGTTGCTTCTGCCCTCTCTTATCTGTCCTCACAAACATACGATAGGCACGATGCTTCTGCTCGTAGTCACCTTGTTGGCCCTTCATCACCAAGGGTGCAGGACAATCAGGTCAACCAAGACGTTGCCTTGCCTAGTCGACATGGGGCTCAAACATCGACTCATGCGAATACAAATGACTTGGTTCCAGAAGCAAGAGAACACTGCTGGAGCAGCTCACATCGCGCATCACGAGGAAGGGTTGTTCCAAACGGCGTTGACAGAGAGCGTGCACTTGCAGACGCGAATGTCTGGGCCGAGGCTTGGAGACGCCACGAGAAGGCCAGCGAAATGCGTGTAACTGACAAGATCCTCGGGTAGTTAGCTCCGCTTCAGGTTTTTGTCGTGCCAGCGATTTTGAAGGAAGTGTTTTTAGAAGAGGAGGAATAATGCGCAGCGAGGTGCATAGAACTGCACCACCAGAGTGAGCGCTGGCAAGATTTCACCAGTGGAGCCTGTTACATCcagattttatttttttgctgCATTGGTACGTGGGTTTATTTTTGTGTGTAGATAATTTAGGGGACTGTAAATGTAATAACCCCCGTAATAGATGGATACAGCAAATTTTTCAGATCAATGGTTCTGGATGCAGCCAGAAGTTTTGATACATGTGCATGAAATGGTAATGTCTTGCAGCACATAAATTTTGTATAACTTCATGTTAAATATCAGGGCATGCTATTCATCTCTGTCTGCCAGCGTCTTCACAACTTGCATTAAATGGAATAATTTCTGCTCTTTTCATGGAGAAGACAGTGGTACCGCCGCTGCCAATGCATTTGTAAAGTAGAGTTTAATTACAAGAGAGTTTTACATAGTCTGACTTCGGCAGACCCGAAACAGAGAAAATCTAATTACTTGCGTAGTATTGCTCTCATCGGAGCAGTTTGGAAACCCTGGGTAAAGTTGCTCCGAGACTGCTTGGGACTGAAACTCAAAAAACCCTAACCTGCACTTCCGCAGTGCACTTGTTACACAAGGGAGCTTTCTTCAcggtctcttttttttttttttttttttttttttttttttgcacaacGACAGGGCCTAGAAGGCCCCAGAATTTCATTCATCCAAACGTGGCAGGTACAATTTGCAAAGAGGACCCCTAGCATCTCTCGCCCTGAGAAACCAATAATTTGAAGAAGGGCCCTCTAGAATTACACAGCACACCCTGGgacaaaaatagaaaaagcaatcaggtccctcAGAGCCTCTGCCACACATCGCCGGCGTCCTCCAGGCGTTGCCGCCGAAGAACCAGAGCCAGCTGCTCCGGAGCCCTTTTCCGGCGAGAGCTTGCTGCCGCGGTCCATCACCTCCCTGCGGGGAACAAATCACTTCGCAGAGAGCCAATTTGGAGCACCCGAGGCAGAGCTGGATCAGGGCCTCCACATCGGAGGTTGAAGGGGCGCCGCCCTCGCGGCCAAGGATAGCAGCGGCATGATTGCCAGCTACTTGTTGCAGCTTGTCGATATAGCACCTCGCAGGCATCAGATAGCACCCATCCAGagctccttcatcttctttcacTTCCTTCTCACCACCATGGTGAGCCAGAgaagagggaggaagaagaaATCCCCCAAGGTTGGAGCCATCCACAAACCTGGATCTTGCAGCCTTCACAAAAAGAGATGCATCGCCTCCAGGCTCCCCCTCGCCACCCCGGCCGTCCAGGAGATGAAGAGAACGCATCGCCAAGCTTCGTCCTCTCTTCCCctcgccgccatggccggccagaagaggaggaagaacttgGAACTTGCACAGGCCACCGAGATCCGCCGCCGCTACCTTATTGAAGAAGGTGGATCGCCCTCCTCTCCTGATCCCCTCCATCCAGAggaggcagaacagcagcagcagaACGCCTAAGCCATGGATCCGGCGGAGATCCGTGGCGCCACCTCCGCTACGGGACATACGCCCAAACACTGGCATAGCGCCAAGAACAAGAAAACTAACCTACCCTAGACTACTCCGGCGCTTCTCTTCCACCGCCTCCGGCCGGCTAATCCGGCGGAGTGGCTTCAGATCGGCCCGGCTGAAGGAGAGGGACGACCAGGAACTGTAGACTCTTGAGAGCTGGCGGAGGGGGAAATGAGCTGTCCCTTTCTTCACGGTCTCATGCACCCAATCGCGATGGTGCATGCACAGAAGTTTCAGAAGTACTCCCATTGTTTCATGGAAAATTGTCTGAGATTTTAAAATTTCGAATGTATCTTAATACTAAATAGCATCTAGATACAAGTTTTTTATAAATCTTAGACAAGTTTCATGAGACGGAGGAAGTAGATCCAATTGCAGACAATGTTTCACCTGTTTTTGTCCTCCCACAACCGCCATTCAGATCAAGCTGTGGCAAAGTTGATTTGGACTCGAGACATGCTAAATTAGCAAAAACCAAAACTTCATAAAATTATATTGTTACACATTTCATATCCCAAAACAAGACTGAACTCAGAACCACCGCTAACTCCAAATATACAATTTATACAACCGGTGAAAATCCGTGCTACTTACACTGATACACAGGACTTAGTTTCTAAAGAAGATTGCATATCTATACTGGATTACTATAACAAGCGCGACCAAAACAATGAGACGAAGCATGCTGTGCATGCACTGTGGCGACCAAATCAGGACAAAAAACATGGCAGCACTTCCACTCACGAGCTAGGTAGTAGCTCGCAGCTACCTGCAACTGCAAACTTCAACAAAAGAAAACAATAAGAAAAACCTGCAGCTGCAAAAGCCAAGGAGCTCTCGAGCACATGGAGTCAGCGGTAGAAGtaggcgacggcgcggcggcgtggcggcggCTGCACGGCGGCGATGATGAACACCaccacggcggcggcgacgaccagCAGCACCATGGCGATGTTCTCATCCAGCGAGAGCAGGCACATCTTCTTCCCCATGCCGCAGCCGGTGCGTGCGGAACTGACGGTTTCCTTTCCCCGTTGAACGAATTAATCCCAGTGCTCCAGTGGGTAATAACAATGGAATCGGAAGCGTGTTGCTGCGGTGGCCATGTCGTAACTAAACAGCGTGACGTGTGGTAGAGCAGACATTTctgaaagaaaaggaa
Coding sequences within it:
- the LOC127342336 gene encoding probable serine/threonine-protein kinase PBL7 isoform X2; this encodes MGLFSCLFRCPEEDEEVAKEQDDEEESSRIDHRLASESVPLRAESRQSEEIQRNDAHNEATIFSLRELVDATKNFSLDFHLGRGGFGCVYKAYLNDGQVVAVKQLDLDGLQGNREFLVEVLMLNLLHHRNLVNLIGYCVDGDQRLLVYEYMPLGSLEDHLHDLQPNQEPLDWMTRMKIAAGAAAGLEYLHDKANPPVIYRDIKPSNILLGEGYHAKLSDFGLAKLGPVGDKTHVTTRVMGTYGYCAPEYASTGQLTVKSDIYSFGVVFLELITGRRALDSNRPREEQDLVSWARPLFKDQRKFPKMADPLLRGRFPKRGLYQALAIAAMCLQEKARNRPLIREVASALSYLSSQTYDRHDASARSHLVGPSSPRVQDNQVNQDVALPSRHGAQTSTHANTNDLVPEAREHCWSSSHRASRGRVVPNGVDRERALADANVWAEAWRRHEKASEMRVTDKILG
- the LOC127342336 gene encoding probable serine/threonine-protein kinase PBL7 isoform X1, producing MGLFSCLFRCPEEDEEVAKEQDDEEESSRIDHRLASESSESVPLRAESRQSEEIQRNDAHNEATIFSLRELVDATKNFSLDFHLGRGGFGCVYKAYLNDGQVVAVKQLDLDGLQGNREFLVEVLMLNLLHHRNLVNLIGYCVDGDQRLLVYEYMPLGSLEDHLHDLQPNQEPLDWMTRMKIAAGAAAGLEYLHDKANPPVIYRDIKPSNILLGEGYHAKLSDFGLAKLGPVGDKTHVTTRVMGTYGYCAPEYASTGQLTVKSDIYSFGVVFLELITGRRALDSNRPREEQDLVSWARPLFKDQRKFPKMADPLLRGRFPKRGLYQALAIAAMCLQEKARNRPLIREVASALSYLSSQTYDRHDASARSHLVGPSSPRVQDNQVNQDVALPSRHGAQTSTHANTNDLVPEAREHCWSSSHRASRGRVVPNGVDRERALADANVWAEAWRRHEKASEMRVTDKILG